The proteins below come from a single Torulaspora delbrueckii CBS 1146 chromosome 5, complete genome genomic window:
- the TRM11 gene encoding tRNA (guanine-N2-)-methyltransferase (similar to Saccharomyces cerevisiae TRM11 (YOL124C); ancestral locus Anc_3.48), translating to MAKKYLVYMAQVHTNFRKAELESLADLHNITSIDFDKYDDNSPFLLVELENDKQAIDWIKRSILTRAIYEYWGEGQDLESLHKNIQSQPSFGHYKTLYQNDTFKFDFETYRGASKMNRIKQIESFAYLNFQGKISLKSPQQVYTVIEEYQPISDNLSSTVPIKMYFGRLVQHGDRVAVEKYDLKKRPYKGTTSFEAELSLVSANIAQVKPGTIMYDPFAGTGSFLCAGGHYGAIVIGSDIDGRMIRGKGASQNIATNFKYYKESSRFLDVLTMDFTHNSLRSNLAIDTILCDPPYGIRESIKVLGAKDPERFAGKENVEIDGEKAFLRRDYIPTKKPYALDSLLDDVLQYASERLPIGGRLAFWMPTANDENVETIVPLHANLELKYNCVQEFNKWSRRLLVYINRGPDYHGETNSGLSRTANFRDRYFNNFN from the coding sequence ATGGCCAAAAAGTACCTAGTTTATATGGCTCAGGTCCATACCAATTTTAGAAAGGCGGAATTAGAGTCATTGGCGGATCTTCACAATATCACATCCATCGATTTTGACAAATACGATGATAATAGTCCATTTCTACTCGTCGAATTAGAGAATGACAAGCAGGCCATAGATTGGATAAAAAGGTCGATTTTGACAAGGGCAATCTATGAGTATTGGGGTGAAGGCCAGGATTTAGAAAGTCTTCATAAAAATATTCAATCCCAACCATCTTTTGGGCATTATAAAACGTTGTATCAAAATGATACTTTCAAGTTTGATTTCGAGACTTATAGAGGGGCTAGTAAAATGAACAGAATAAAACAAATAGAGAGTTTTGCCTACCTCAATTTTCAAGGTAAAATTAGTTTAAAGTCGCCACAGCAAGTTTACACTGTGATCGAGGAATATCAACCTATATCAGACAATCTCTCAAGTACAGTGCCGATAAAGATGTACTTCGGTAGACTAGTTCAACACGGCGATCGAGTTGCAGTGGAAAAatatgatttgaagaagcgACCATACAAGGGCACAACGAGTTTTGAAGCTGAACTCTCGCTGGTGAGTGCTAATATCGCTCAGGTGAAACCCGGTACTATAATGTATGATCCATTCGCCGGAACAGGATCGTTTCTGTGTGCTGGTGGTCATTATGGTGCTATTGTCATAGGGTCCGATATCGATGGTAGGATGATTAGAGGGAAGGGCGCTTCACAAAACATTGctacaaatttcaagtattATAAAGAAAGCTCAAGGTTCTTGGATGTTTTAACTATGGATTTCACTCATAATTCGCTAAGATCTAACCTGGCCATTGATACAATATTGTGTGACCCACCTTATGGTATAAGAGAAAGTATCAAAGTGCTGGGCGCCAAAGATCCCGAAAGATTTGCAGGCAAGGAAAATGTGGAGATAGATGGCGAAAAGGCATTCTTGCGTCGCGATTACATACCCACAAAGAAACCATATGCATTAGACTCATTACTAGATGATGTCTTGCAATACGCATCAGAAAGACTACCTATTGGTGGTCGCCTTGCATTTTGGATGCCCACCGCTAACGACGAAAATGTGGAAACCATCGTACCGCTACATGCTAATCTTGAGTTGAAGTATAACTGCGTTCAAGAATTTAACAAGTGGTCAAGACGACTACTTGTATACATCAACCGCGGGCCAGACTACCATGGAGAGACAAACTCGGGACTCTCAAGAACGGCCAATTTTAGAGATCGATATTTTAATAACTTTAATTAG
- the TRM13 gene encoding tRNA:m4X modification enzyme (similar to Saccharomyces cerevisiae TRM13 (YOL125W); ancestral locus Anc_3.46), with the protein MMSKCGFYLEQKRRYCGMSAREGAGFCLEHSSDASDRVPCPLDRSHTVAKANLKRHVKKCNKLKQNHQNDQEEWYKPGLNSSSRTKVRETSLGDSLDECVAVVEKIYRAEFERLAPDQRENEFMERTRCQDVVSSKKHAIQQSSLIQHLQERGLLLDSSFVEFGCGRAELSRYINQTVADSKGDKPRYVLIDRASNRMKFDSKFRDDWTDLREDSGDHRFTKRCRVDIRDIWLDPLADSERQYVAVSKHLCGVATDLALRALENSAGMKLRGVCVAMCCRHVCDSSQYVNPEFVERLLRAYAPEEVSYEVFFQALRKMCSWATCGSRPEANEEEAVVKRREELGLMARRIVDEGRVRWVREKLGLKAELVKYVEKEISLENTALIASE; encoded by the coding sequence ATGATGTCAAAGTGTGGGTTCTATCTGGAGCAGAAGCGTCGTTACTGCGGCATGTCCGCGAGGGAAGGGGCTGGTTTCTGCCTCGAGCATAGTAGTGATGCGAGCGATAGAGTACCTTGTCCGCTGGACCGTAGCCACACGGTCGCGAAGGCAAACTTGAAACGCCATGTCAAGAAGTGTAACAAGCTGAAACAGAATCATCAgaatgatcaagaagagtgGTATAAGCCGGGGTTAAACTCTAGTTCGCGGACCAAAGTCCGCGAGACTAGTCTCGGCGATTCACTCGATGAGTGTGTAGCCGTTGTGGAAAAGATCTACAGGGCGGAGTTTGAACGATTGGCGCCGGATCAACGAGAAAATGAGTTTATGGAACGTACTCGGTGTCAAGACGTAGTTTCCTCGAAGAAACATGCTATACAGCAATCTTCGCTGATTCAGCATTTGCAAGAGAGAGGTCTTTTACTGGACAGTTCGTTTGTAGAGTTTGGATGCGGAAGGGCAGAATTGTCCCGGTATATCAACCAAACAGTAGCAGATTCGAAGGGGGATAAACCGCGGTACGTCTTGATTGATCGTGCTTCGAACAGAATGAAGTTCGATAGTAAGTTTAGAGACGACTGGACGGATCTTAGAGAAGACTCGGGCGATCACAGATTCACGAAGCGCTGTCGGGTTGACATCAGGGATATCTGGCTGGATCCTCTTGCTGATTCCGAGCGACAGTATGTTGCGGTGTCGAAGCATCTGTGCGGTGTAGCTACCGACTTGGCACTCCGGGCTCTTGAAAACAGTGCTGGGATGAAACTCCGGGGTGTTTGTGTAGCGATGTGCTGTCGCCATGTTTGTGACAGCTCACAGTATGTCAACCCGGAGTTTGTAGAGCGGCTTCTCCGGGCTTATGCCCCGGAAGAAGTGAGCTATGAAGTGTTCTTTCAAGcgttgaggaagatgtgTTCTTGGGCTACGTGTGGTTCGCGCCCGGAGGCTAACGAGGAGGAAGCTGTTGTGAAGAGGAGGGAAGAGTTGGGTTTGATGGCTAGGAGGATTGTGGATGAGGGCAGGGTTAGGTGGGTGAGAGAGAAGCTGGGGTTGAAGGCAGAGTTGGTGAAGTACGTTGAGAAGGAAATCAGTTTGGAGAATACTGCGCTGATAGCTAGCGAATGA
- the YPT11 gene encoding Rab family GTPase YPT11 (similar to Saccharomyces cerevisiae YPT11 (YNL304W); ancestral locus Anc_3.47) has translation MSRKKRYSVHIPVPPLSPVLPIFPSPVIDSQRTFTATSSNPSSPLTSYHDSSSFYRMSSKYDQISKDSLSQNASNLKLLLIGDAGVGKTAMILGYCNELPTKSQVRIMSAASTPVKEQQQAKKGQLRTRKKIEMKKRYSLNDYEELFNKRQRHSGLLINGHQSTDEIIPEVQTDEEDEELVLDTRSTIGVDIKTSIINIDNRFFKCIMWDTAGQERYRNAMIPILYKGANGIILSYDICNYESFANCCDHWLKEALDNFDTQDLGRVRFYLVGNKIDLYKDREVTHEQVIQAIETVKQEFNVNICGNFEITCKWPHVVERTINLIIKDLVENGCYENIEKAGESTLSLDTTPVSTEANSESESDNFVRRRNKKPSQSPIRGQSVDISKPLGNNKTSSSCCV, from the coding sequence ATGTCTCGAAAAAAACGGTACTCAGTACATATCCCAGTACCACCTTTATCGCCGGTTTTACCCATATTCCCTTCACCTGTTATCGACAGTCAGCGAACTTTCACCGCTACCAGCTCGAATCCATCAAGCCCGTTGACCAGTTATCatgattcttcatctttttaCCGAATGTCTTCCAAATACGATCAGATTTCAAAGGATTCGTTATCACAGAATgcatcaaatttgaaattgttgcTTATAGGAGACGCAGGTGTGGGCAAGACGGCTATGATTCTCGGTTATTGCAACGAACTTCCAACTAAATCACAAGTAAGGATAATGAGTGCTGCCTCTACACCTGTGAaggaacaacaacaagcGAAAAAGGGTCAACTGCGAACcagaaagaagatagagatgaagaagaggtaTAGTTTAAACGATTACGAGgaattgttcaacaagagaCAGAGGCATTCGGGacttttgatcaatggtCATCAAAGTACTGATGAGATTATACCGGAGGTACAAACAGATgaggaggatgaagaactCGTTTTGGATACAAGATCGACAATCGGAGTGGATATAAAGACAAGCATTATAAATATAGATAACAGGTTTTTCAAATGTATTATGTGGGATACTGCAGGTCAAGAACGTTACAGGAATGCAATGATACCGATTCTATACAAGGGTGCCAACGGGATTATATTATCCTACGACATTTGCAATTATGAAAGCTTTGCAAATTGTTGTGACCACTGGTTAAAGGAAGCATTGGATAATTTTGATACTCAGGATCTAGGAAGGGTACGATTTTATCTCGTTGGGAATAAGATAGATTTATACAAGGACCGTGAAGTGACGCACGAACAAGTTATTCAAGCCATAGAGACTGTTAAACAGGAATTCAATGTTAATATATGTGGTAATTTCGAAATCACTTGTAAATGGCCTCATGTCGTGGAAAGGAcaatcaatttgatcataAAGGATCTCGTCGAAAATGGTTGTTATGAAAACATAGAGAAGGCAGGGGAATCAACACTCTCTTTGGACACTACCCCTGTATCAACCGAGGCTAATAGTGAATCTGAGAGTGACAATTTTGTGCGTAGGCGAAACAAAAAACCATCACAATCACCGATAAGGGGCCAGAGTGTGGATATCTCCAAACCTTTAGGTAATAATAAAACTTCGTCATCTTGTTGTGTGTAA